A window of the Pungitius pungitius chromosome 3, fPunPun2.1, whole genome shotgun sequence genome harbors these coding sequences:
- the LOC119215534 gene encoding succinate receptor 1-like, with product MVSLIPTPTVLNCTGIVDVLKRYYLSPSYGIQFSIGFPGNLLVILGYIFCLPKWQSCNIYLFSLAVSDLFFLCTLPRLSYLYANDQSETSAYACVINRYILHVNLYSSILFMVWLSMDRFLLIRHPAQNHWLLRPRTALMVTGLSWLAVNVEVAPMISLMIHDLQGRNWSRCMDFASLKGDVDALGYSLALTFTGYLLPLLGLCVFSYKIAHLLRNQERAMQRRTQSFKRPLRVVLWAAVMFLVIYTPYHVLRNVRIASQQAWAGFQPCTRKYIEAMYIVTRPMAFLHSVINPVFYFLMGDKFRELLLTKMRTLVRKRKQQREPA from the exons ATGGTGAGTCTTATACCAACACCAACC GTGCTGAATTGCACAGGCATTGTTGACGTGCTGAAGAGGTACTACCTGTCGCCGTCTTATGGCATCCAGTTTTCCATCGGTTTCCCTGGAAACCTTTTGGTTATACTTGGCTACATATTTTGTTTGCCGAAGTGGCAGAGCTGCAATATTTACCTCTTCAGCCTGGCCGTCTCCGACCTCTTTTTCCTCTGCACGCTGCCCCGCCTCTCGTACCTCTATGCAAATGACCAATCAGAGACCAGTGCCTACGCTTGTGTGATCAACCGCTATATCCTGCACGTCAACCTTTACTCGTCCATCCTGTTCATGGTTTGGCTCAGCATGGACCGCTTCCTGCTCATAAGACACCCAGCACAGAACCACTGGCTGCTGAGGCCACGGACAGCCCTGATGGTCACTGGGCTGAGCTGGCTAGCAGTCAACGTGGAGGTTGCTCCAATGATATCCCTGATGATCCACGACCTTCAGGGCCGAAACTGGAGCCGCTGCATGGACTTTGCCAGCCTTAAAGGAGATGTCGATGCGTTGGGCTACAGCCTGGCGCTAACCTTCACCGGTTACCTTCTCCCCCTGCTTGGACTTTGCGTTTTTTCCTACAAAATTGCACATCTGCTACGCAACCAGGAACGAGCAATGCAGCGCAGGACGCAGTCGTTCAAGCGGCCCCTCAGGGTTGTTTTATGGGCCGCCGTCATGTTCCTGGTTATCTACACTCCCTACCATGTGCTGAGGAATGTCAGAATAGCATCTCAACAGGCCTGGGCAGGGTTTCAGCCGTGCACAAGGAAGTATATCGAGGCCATGTACATCGTGACCCGACCGATGGCCTTCTTGCACAGCGTCATCAACCCTGTGTTCTACTTCCTGATGGGAGACAAGTTCAGAGAGCTTCTTCTCACTAAGATGAGAACGCTGGTcaggaagaggaagcagcagagggagccgGCCTGA